The following are encoded together in the Robertmurraya sp. FSL R5-0851 genome:
- the fabG gene encoding 3-oxoacyl-ACP reductase FabG, whose product MRLQGKVAIITGAANGIGFAAASLFAKEGAKVALADYDATLGETKTEELKAQGYQVAFFQVNVADRDSVNAMVEEVVGRFGGIDILVNNAGITRDAMLSKLAVEDFQQVLDVNLTGVFHCTQAVLPILVSNGKGRIINTSSVSGVYGNVGQTNYAATKAGVVGMTKTWAKELGRKGINVNAVAPGFIATGMTAKVPEKVLQQMKMMVPLGRLGNPEDIANAYLFLASDESNYVNGTVLHVDGGIMM is encoded by the coding sequence GCGAGCTTGTTTGCGAAAGAAGGAGCAAAGGTGGCTTTAGCGGATTACGATGCCACCTTAGGAGAAACAAAGACAGAGGAATTAAAGGCACAGGGGTATCAAGTGGCTTTTTTTCAAGTAAATGTGGCGGATCGTGATAGTGTAAATGCAATGGTGGAGGAAGTAGTGGGTCGTTTTGGTGGAATTGATATTCTAGTGAATAACGCGGGTATTACTCGTGATGCGATGCTATCGAAGTTAGCGGTGGAGGATTTTCAGCAAGTGCTTGATGTTAATTTAACTGGGGTATTTCATTGTACACAAGCCGTGCTTCCTATTTTAGTTTCTAACGGAAAAGGGAGAATCATTAATACCTCGTCCGTCTCTGGGGTATATGGGAATGTGGGTCAAACCAATTATGCTGCCACCAAAGCGGGCGTGGTTGGTATGACAAAAACATGGGCCAAGGAGCTTGGACGTAAAGGAATCAATGTAAACGCAGTGGCACCAGGCTTTATCGCAACGGGAATGACGGCCAAAGTACCGGAAAAAGTACTACAGCAAATGAAGATGATGGTCCCACTTGGTCGACTGGGAAATCCGGAAGACATTGCGAATGCCTACCTATTTTTAGCATCGGATGAATCCAACTATGTAAATGGAACTGTGCTACATGTTGATGGGGGAATTATGATGTAA